In Palaemon carinicauda isolate YSFRI2023 chromosome 18, ASM3689809v2, whole genome shotgun sequence, a genomic segment contains:
- the LOC137657335 gene encoding SUMO-interacting motif-containing protein 1-like has protein sequence MIEAAGKKPYNNGKVIEAAGTKPNNNGKMIEAAGRKSYNNGKVIEAAGRKTYNNGMMIEAAGRKTYNNGKMIEAAGRKSYNNGKVIEAAGRKTYNNGMMIEAAGRKPYNNGKVIEAAGTKPYNNGKVIEAAGRKSCNNGKMIEAAGRKPYNNGKVIEAAVTKPNNNGKMIEAAGRKSYNSG, from the coding sequence ATGATAGAAGCTGCAGGAAAAAAgccctataacaatggaaaggtgatagaagctgcaggaaCAAAGCCCAATAACAATGGGAAGatgatagaagctgcaggaagaaAGTCTTAcaacaatggaaaggtgatagagGCTGCAGGAAGAAAGACCTATAACAATGGGATGatgatagaagctgcaggaagaaAGACTTATAACAATGGGAAGatgatagaagctgcaggaagaaAGTCTTAcaacaatggaaaggtgatagagGCTGCAGGAAGAAAGACCTATAACAATGGGATGatgatagaagctgcaggaagaaagccctataacaatggaaaggtgatagaagctgcaggaacaaagccctataacaatggaaaggtgatagaagctgcaggaagaaAGTCCTGTAACAATGGAAAGatgatagaagctgcaggaagaaagccctataacaatggaaaggtgatagaagctgcagTAACAAAGCCCAATAACAATGGGAAGatgatagaagctgcaggaagaaAGTCTTACAACAGTGGATag